In one Pseudomonas sp. Bout1 genomic region, the following are encoded:
- a CDS encoding iron-containing alcohol dehydrogenase, which yields MFNFDFYNPTRIVFGPDTIARLDDLVPTDARVMVLFGGQSARKTGTLAQVNEALGARHVQEFGGIEPNPSYETLMQAVAQVREQQLDFLLAVGGGSVIDGTKFVAAAVGYEGDAWNILETRGAGIRQALPFANVLTLPATGSEMNHSGVVTRRATQAKLPFRSVHVFPQFSILDPSKTQTLPVRQLANGVVDAFVHVMEQYLTYPVDARVQDRFAEGLLQTLIEIGPQILKESADYSTRANLMWTATLALNGLIGAGVPQDWSTHMIGHELTALHGIDHARTLAIVLPANLEVRREAKRAKLLQYAERVWHISQGDDEQRIDAAIQKTRTFFESLGLPTRLAAYQLDADDIDGLLKQLDAHRLTALGEHSNVTLDVSRQILEASL from the coding sequence ATGTTTAATTTCGACTTCTACAATCCCACCCGCATTGTCTTTGGCCCCGACACGATCGCCCGCCTGGATGATTTGGTGCCGACCGATGCACGCGTAATGGTGCTTTTCGGCGGCCAGAGCGCTCGCAAGACCGGCACCCTGGCGCAAGTAAATGAAGCGCTGGGTGCCCGGCATGTACAGGAGTTCGGCGGTATAGAACCGAACCCAAGCTACGAAACCTTGATGCAGGCCGTGGCGCAGGTCCGTGAGCAGCAGCTGGACTTCCTGCTCGCAGTGGGTGGTGGCTCGGTGATCGACGGCACCAAGTTCGTCGCGGCTGCGGTCGGTTACGAGGGCGATGCCTGGAACATTTTGGAAACACGCGGGGCAGGAATCCGCCAAGCGCTTCCGTTCGCTAACGTGCTGACGCTTCCCGCCACCGGGTCTGAAATGAACCATAGCGGAGTGGTCACTCGCCGGGCGACGCAAGCCAAGCTGCCCTTTCGCAGCGTCCATGTGTTCCCGCAGTTCTCGATTCTCGACCCCAGTAAGACGCAAACCCTACCTGTTCGCCAACTGGCAAACGGTGTGGTCGACGCGTTCGTGCATGTGATGGAGCAGTACCTGACCTACCCGGTGGATGCCCGGGTTCAGGACCGATTCGCTGAGGGGCTGCTGCAAACACTGATCGAAATCGGCCCGCAAATACTGAAAGAGTCCGCGGACTACAGCACCCGCGCCAACCTCATGTGGACCGCTACCTTAGCGCTCAATGGCCTGATCGGCGCGGGCGTGCCGCAGGACTGGTCCACCCACATGATCGGCCATGAGCTGACCGCACTGCACGGCATCGATCACGCACGCACGCTCGCAATCGTATTGCCCGCCAACCTAGAGGTTCGCCGTGAGGCCAAGCGCGCCAAGTTGCTGCAATACGCCGAGCGGGTATGGCACATCAGTCAAGGGGATGACGAGCAGCGCATTGATGCCGCCATCCAGAAGACCCGGACGTTCTTCGAGAGCCTGGGCTTACCCACGCGCCTAGCAGCTTACCAACTCGACGCGGACGACATCGACGGATTGCTCAAGCAGCTAGATGCTCACCGCCTGACGGCACTGGGTGAACACAGCAACGTCACCCTAGACGTCAGCCGCCAGATTTTAGAGGCGAGTCTCTAA
- a CDS encoding GTP 3',8-cyclase MoaA, with translation MIVDRHGRRFRKLRLSLTAACNYACTYCVADGRRLVAARDELTAASMLRAVELLRDVAGVEELRITGGEPLLSDRLEPFLRGIGVLGLQDISLTTNGQLLAGKLQLLRSAGIRRLNVSLDTLDPSAFRKIAKGGDLQTVLSGIEQARRAGMIIKINMVPMRGSNLDQVMPMLGFCLEQGYELRFIELMRMGHLAQHAEAFCTQFVGQRELLELIGERYEFTQAEAPVDSTALRYSVGESGAFGIIANESVPFCRSCSRLRLSSTGWLYGCLSSNRGHYMGELLELPSEQAHPQLAGLLSQALGDKQDAAFTGSALIMKSLGG, from the coding sequence GTGATTGTTGATCGACATGGCCGGCGTTTCCGCAAACTGCGCCTGAGCCTGACCGCTGCCTGCAATTACGCCTGCACCTACTGTGTGGCCGATGGCCGTCGGTTAGTGGCGGCGCGGGATGAATTGACGGCCGCGTCGATGCTGCGGGCCGTTGAGTTGCTCAGGGATGTTGCCGGTGTTGAGGAGCTGCGCATTACCGGCGGCGAGCCGCTGCTGAGCGACAGGCTGGAGCCCTTTCTCCGGGGGATAGGCGTATTGGGGTTGCAGGACATTAGCCTGACCACCAATGGCCAGTTATTGGCGGGCAAGCTGCAGTTATTGCGCAGCGCGGGTATCCGGAGGCTCAATGTTTCCCTTGATACGCTTGACCCGAGCGCCTTCCGCAAGATCGCCAAGGGCGGCGACCTGCAAACTGTGCTGAGCGGGATCGAGCAGGCGCGCCGAGCCGGCATGATCATCAAGATCAACATGGTCCCGATGCGAGGCAGCAACCTAGACCAAGTTATGCCCATGCTGGGGTTCTGTTTGGAGCAGGGATACGAATTGCGCTTTATCGAACTTATGCGGATGGGCCATTTGGCCCAGCATGCAGAGGCTTTCTGCACACAGTTCGTCGGCCAGCGCGAGCTGCTGGAGCTTATCGGTGAGCGTTATGAATTCACCCAGGCTGAGGCACCAGTAGACTCCACCGCGCTGCGTTATAGCGTTGGCGAGAGTGGGGCATTTGGCATTATTGCCAACGAAAGCGTGCCATTTTGCCGTAGCTGTAGCCGCCTGCGTTTGTCGTCTACAGGCTGGTTATACGGATGCCTGTCCTCGAATCGCGGACATTATATGGGTGAACTGTTGGAGCTGCCGAGTGAACAGGCGCACCCGCAGCTGGCCGGTTTGCTCAGCCAAGCGCTGGGGGACAAACAGGACGCAGCGTTTACCGGCAGCGCGCTGATTATGAAGTCGCTGGGTGGCTGA
- a CDS encoding recombinase family protein, protein MENKGQQIGYARVSTQGQDLEQQRIALGQNGCQRIFEEKVSGAKRDRPELSRLLDHLRPGDVLTVTRLDRLARSTTDLLHIAERLKEINAGLRSLAEPWADTTSPAGRMVLTIFAGIADFERSLIGERTSAGRAAAKAKGVRFGPKPVLTHEQITHARRLIDKGQSVSEVARLLGVHRTTLYRALPQ, encoded by the coding sequence ATGGAAAACAAAGGTCAGCAGATTGGTTACGCTCGGGTTTCGACACAAGGGCAAGACCTGGAGCAGCAACGGATTGCACTTGGGCAAAACGGTTGTCAGCGAATTTTCGAAGAGAAGGTCAGCGGTGCCAAGCGAGACCGTCCAGAGCTGAGTCGGCTGCTCGATCATTTGCGACCAGGTGATGTGCTGACCGTGACACGGTTGGATCGCTTGGCCAGGTCAACGACAGACCTGCTTCATATTGCCGAACGCCTAAAAGAGATCAATGCAGGTCTGCGTTCGCTTGCTGAGCCCTGGGCTGACACTACTTCACCAGCCGGGCGAATGGTGTTGACGATCTTCGCGGGGATTGCTGACTTTGAACGGTCGCTGATTGGGGAACGCACCAGTGCTGGCCGAGCTGCGGCCAAAGCCAAAGGTGTTCGATTTGGGCCTAAGCCTGTTTTGACTCATGAGCAGATAACCCATGCACGTAGGTTGATTGATAAGGGTCAATCAGTCTCCGAGGTTGCACGTCTTTTGGGGGTGCATCGAACCACGCTATACCGTGCGTTGCCTCAATAG
- a CDS encoding XdhC family protein: MSGLNALLDALLAEREAGREAVLATVVRVEGSAYRRPGARMLVSRFGRPEGTISGGCLEAEVAKKAWWLTETGPTLRSYSTAEADEASEEALSFGLGCNGKVHVLFERLPASGPCALVDALLSVRDTHQPAAIATVIASPAGVSPRLGERLFLVPGQRAAGELRHSVLAEQISSDLQQTLVRGKSSRCLYPNGSDEMDVLLEYIPPVLRLVIFGAGHDAQPLVRMAKLLGWHVTVIDGRAHFARVERFADADQVLVGDVEQPFAYREYVRGAAVAVMTHSLVQDAHWLQGVLHSEPCYVGQLGPRERTERLLAGIHEHLAKPQDELPGLDYLHYPIGLDLGGDTPESVAMAMLAEIQAVLNGRSGGSLRFRSASIHDSDPVVVGRDETDVVAEGCRHFAVQR; this comes from the coding sequence ATGTCGGGCCTGAATGCACTGTTGGACGCACTCTTGGCGGAGCGCGAGGCTGGCCGCGAGGCGGTGCTTGCGACTGTGGTAAGGGTCGAAGGCTCTGCGTATCGGCGGCCGGGGGCGCGCATGCTGGTTTCGCGTTTCGGCAGGCCTGAGGGCACCATCAGTGGTGGCTGCCTGGAGGCGGAAGTGGCTAAAAAAGCTTGGTGGCTGACCGAAACCGGGCCGACGTTGCGTAGTTACAGCACCGCTGAAGCGGATGAAGCCAGCGAGGAAGCGCTGAGCTTCGGCCTGGGCTGCAACGGTAAGGTTCACGTGCTGTTCGAGCGTCTACCGGCCAGCGGCCCGTGCGCGTTGGTCGATGCCTTGCTCAGCGTGCGCGATACCCATCAACCGGCGGCCATTGCCACAGTGATTGCCAGTCCAGCGGGTGTTTCGCCACGGTTAGGCGAGCGCTTGTTCTTAGTGCCCGGGCAGCGCGCCGCGGGTGAGCTGCGGCACTCGGTGTTGGCTGAGCAGATCAGCTCGGATTTGCAACAAACCCTGGTACGCGGCAAGTCATCCCGCTGTCTCTACCCGAATGGTTCTGACGAGATGGACGTGCTCCTGGAGTACATACCGCCTGTGCTGCGTCTGGTGATATTCGGTGCGGGCCACGATGCCCAGCCGCTGGTGCGCATGGCCAAACTGTTAGGCTGGCATGTCACGGTGATCGACGGGCGGGCGCACTTCGCCCGAGTCGAGCGCTTTGCCGACGCTGATCAGGTGCTGGTTGGCGATGTCGAACAGCCTTTCGCCTACCGCGAATATGTGCGTGGGGCCGCGGTGGCGGTGATGACCCATAGCCTGGTGCAAGACGCGCATTGGTTGCAGGGTGTGCTGCACAGTGAACCCTGCTATGTCGGCCAGTTAGGCCCGCGCGAGCGCACCGAGCGCCTGTTAGCCGGCATCCACGAGCATTTGGCTAAACCACAGGACGAGCTGCCGGGGCTTGATTATTTGCATTACCCGATTGGCTTGGACCTGGGCGGTGACACTCCGGAAAGCGTAGCCATGGCCATGCTCGCGGAAATTCAGGCGGTGCTCAATGGCCGCAGTGGCGGCAGCCTGCGCTTCAGGTCTGCGAGCATCCATGACAGCGATCCTGTGGTGGTTGGCCGGGATGAAACGGATGTTGTTGCAGAGGGTTGTCGGCATTTCGCCGTGCAGCGTTGA
- a CDS encoding type 1 glutamine amidotransferase domain-containing protein: MKILVVLTSHDQLGDTGEKTGFWLEELAAPYYAFLDAGAQLTLASPKGGLPPLDPKSNEPDFQTDATRRFEADTAAMKALANTRTLSDLSSAEFDAVFYPGGHGPLWDLAEDVTSIALIEHANASGKPIATVCHAPAVLLHVKGSDGKPLIAGKAVTGFSNSEEDAAGLTQVVPFLVEDMLKAQGGIYSKNTDWQVHVVTDGLLVTGQNPASSAATAHALLKLLA, encoded by the coding sequence ATGAAAATCCTCGTCGTTTTAACCTCCCACGACCAACTGGGCGACACGGGCGAAAAGACCGGCTTCTGGCTTGAAGAGCTTGCCGCGCCTTACTACGCCTTCCTCGATGCCGGTGCGCAGTTGACTCTGGCATCGCCAAAAGGCGGCCTGCCACCGCTGGATCCGAAGAGTAACGAGCCCGACTTCCAGACCGACGCCACTCGTCGCTTTGAGGCCGATACCGCCGCCATGAAAGCGTTGGCAAATACGCGAACGCTCAGTGACCTCTCCAGCGCCGAGTTTGATGCTGTGTTCTACCCCGGCGGCCATGGCCCGCTGTGGGATCTTGCCGAAGATGTCACGTCCATCGCCCTGATCGAGCACGCCAACGCATCCGGCAAGCCGATCGCAACTGTTTGTCACGCGCCGGCGGTATTGCTCCACGTCAAGGGCAGCGACGGTAAGCCACTGATCGCAGGCAAAGCGGTCACCGGTTTCAGCAATAGCGAGGAAGACGCCGCGGGCCTGACTCAGGTGGTGCCGTTTCTGGTCGAGGACATGCTCAAGGCGCAGGGCGGTATTTACAGCAAAAACACCGACTGGCAGGTCCATGTTGTAACCGACGGGCTGCTTGTCACAGGCCAGAACCCGGCTTCCTCCGCAGCCACTGCGCACGCCTTGCTGAAACTACTGGCCTAA
- a CDS encoding reverse transcriptase N-terminal domain-containing protein — translation MSAETLARAPSGVTWDGINWADVQRQVRRLQARIVKATQESRHNKVKALQWCVQHLVDLLRQFLFADRTKAQDGPFHSLLASVSVHRAVYPRQPDTARDSE, via the coding sequence ATGAGTGCAGAAACACTGGCGCGTGCACCTTCTGGCGTGACGTGGGACGGCATCAATTGGGCCGATGTCCAGCGTCAGGTAAGAAGGCTGCAAGCACGTATTGTGAAGGCAACACAGGAAAGCAGACATAACAAGGTGAAAGCCCTGCAATGGTGTGTCCAGCATCTGGTGGATTTACTTCGACAGTTTTTATTTGCTGACCGAACAAAAGCTCAAGACGGGCCATTCCATTCTTTACTCGCATCTGTTTCTGTTCATCGGGCTGTCTATCCTCGCCAGCCTGATACGGCACGCGATTCTGAGTGA
- a CDS encoding alkene reductase, with translation MDTSRFFQSVQLGPYVLNNRIVLPPLTRSRSTQPGNIANPLMATYYQQRAGAGFMVTEGTQIEPRGQGYAWTPGIHSQEQIEGWRNVTDAVHAAGSIIFAQLWHVGRVSHISLQPNGAAPVAPSAIAANNVKVFIETGPGAGTLAEPSVPRALANAEVKELVQLYAQAARNALSAGFDGVEIHCANGYLVNQFISAHSNQRDDEYGGSLHNRLRFLREIIQAVSEVVGADRLGVRFAPLFESTAEDRVYLGLVEEDPHSTYIEAIKVLEEAGIAYLSIAEADWDNAPVLPEGFRREIRQVFSGRIIYAGRYTAQRGAETLEAGLGDLIAFGRPFIANPDLPQRIANGWPLNPVDPSSMYGGTEKGYSDYPTYAE, from the coding sequence ATGGATACAAGTCGTTTCTTTCAGTCAGTGCAGCTGGGCCCTTATGTGCTCAACAACCGTATAGTTCTGCCACCCTTGACCCGCTCGCGCAGCACACAGCCAGGGAATATTGCGAACCCATTGATGGCCACCTATTACCAGCAACGCGCTGGGGCGGGCTTTATGGTGACAGAAGGCACCCAGATCGAACCCCGTGGCCAAGGTTATGCCTGGACGCCAGGCATTCATAGCCAAGAACAAATCGAAGGTTGGCGCAACGTCACCGATGCTGTGCATGCCGCTGGCAGCATCATTTTCGCCCAGCTCTGGCACGTTGGCCGGGTATCGCACATCTCGCTGCAGCCTAATGGTGCCGCGCCAGTAGCGCCTTCGGCTATTGCTGCGAACAACGTCAAAGTATTTATTGAAACCGGTCCAGGTGCAGGTACTTTAGCCGAGCCTTCGGTACCTCGCGCATTGGCCAATGCCGAGGTAAAAGAACTGGTGCAGCTGTACGCGCAGGCCGCGCGCAATGCATTGAGTGCAGGCTTTGATGGTGTGGAAATTCACTGCGCCAACGGTTATCTGGTCAACCAGTTCATCTCCGCCCACAGCAACCAGCGCGACGATGAATATGGCGGTTCGCTGCACAACCGTTTGCGCTTCCTGCGCGAGATTATCCAGGCCGTATCCGAAGTTGTCGGTGCTGACCGCCTAGGCGTGCGTTTCGCGCCGTTGTTTGAAAGTACAGCAGAGGACAGGGTCTATTTGGGCCTTGTCGAAGAAGACCCACACAGCACCTACATCGAGGCCATCAAGGTGCTCGAAGAGGCCGGCATCGCCTACCTGTCGATTGCCGAGGCCGACTGGGACAATGCCCCGGTGCTTCCCGAAGGCTTCCGCCGCGAAATCAGGCAGGTATTTAGCGGGCGCATCATCTACGCCGGCCGCTACACCGCACAACGCGGCGCGGAAACCTTGGAGGCTGGCCTGGGCGACTTGATTGCCTTTGGTCGCCCGTTCATTGCCAACCCCGATTTGCCGCAGCGCATTGCCAATGGCTGGCCGCTCAACCCGGTCGACCCAAGCAGCATGTACGGCGGCACGGAAAAGGGGTACAGCGATTACCCGACCTACGCCGAGTAA
- a CDS encoding cytochrome c: MKLIRSLLMFASGALLAQAANAQEDSLAKGEYLTRAANCVACHTVSGGKPFAGGVEFKLPFGSLFSPNITPDTQTGIGAWTNEEFVSALQTGVGRDGKHYYPAFPYTSYSKMSRDDILAIKTYLDSLEPVEQAPRENQIGFPFNQRWGMVLWNSLFLNDEPFQADSQYSAERNRGQYLVEGPGHCGECHSPRNLFQAVSNDRSLAGNLIQGWNAYNISADPVHGIGAWPTDVLANYLKDGAAPGLGLSAGPMTEVVEHSLRYLTDADRHAIAVFLKDSPARSEGVARPQQAALAEQGSGNPLGNKLFAGACASCHLWNGTGSQSQTAMLLGLKTVNDPTASNLLGVLLSGHGSADAQVNRRMPSFGRIYTDQELAALSSFILQRFGDSGAQVSAPAVAKRRTESLH, from the coding sequence ATGAAATTAATAAGAAGCCTACTGATGTTCGCCAGCGGGGCTTTACTGGCGCAAGCGGCCAATGCACAAGAGGATTCCCTCGCTAAAGGCGAATACTTGACGCGCGCCGCCAACTGCGTGGCTTGCCATACCGTGTCAGGTGGTAAACCGTTCGCAGGTGGCGTCGAGTTTAAGCTACCGTTCGGCTCGCTGTTTTCGCCCAACATCACCCCGGACACGCAAACAGGCATCGGCGCATGGACGAATGAAGAGTTTGTAAGCGCGTTGCAGACCGGCGTGGGCCGTGATGGAAAACACTACTACCCGGCGTTTCCCTATACTTCCTACAGCAAAATGTCTCGAGATGACATCCTCGCCATCAAGACCTATCTCGACAGCCTAGAACCTGTCGAGCAGGCACCGCGCGAAAACCAAATTGGCTTCCCGTTCAACCAGCGTTGGGGCATGGTTCTTTGGAATTCCCTCTTCCTTAACGATGAACCATTCCAAGCGGACAGCCAGTACTCTGCCGAGCGCAATCGCGGCCAGTATCTAGTAGAAGGGCCCGGGCACTGCGGTGAATGTCATTCGCCGCGTAACTTGTTCCAGGCGGTCAGTAACGATCGTTCGCTGGCCGGCAACCTTATCCAGGGTTGGAATGCTTACAACATCAGCGCTGACCCGGTGCATGGCATCGGTGCCTGGCCCACAGACGTACTGGCCAACTACTTGAAAGACGGGGCAGCGCCAGGCTTGGGTTTGTCCGCTGGGCCTATGACCGAAGTAGTCGAGCACAGTTTGCGCTATCTGACCGACGCCGACCGTCACGCGATCGCCGTGTTCCTCAAAGACTCACCCGCGCGCAGCGAAGGTGTGGCTCGTCCGCAGCAGGCAGCGCTTGCGGAGCAGGGCAGTGGCAATCCACTCGGCAATAAGTTGTTCGCTGGAGCTTGCGCCAGTTGCCACCTCTGGAACGGCACTGGCAGTCAGAGCCAAACGGCTATGCTGCTAGGTTTGAAGACAGTCAACGACCCTACCGCAAGCAACTTGCTCGGCGTCCTGTTGAGCGGGCATGGCTCGGCCGACGCCCAAGTAAACCGGCGCATGCCGTCGTTCGGGCGCATTTACACCGACCAAGAATTGGCTGCGCTGAGCAGCTTCATCCTGCAGCGCTTTGGGGATAGTGGTGCGCAGGTATCGGCACCGGCTGTGGCCAAGCGACGGACTGAGTCCCTGCATTGA
- a CDS encoding xanthine dehydrogenase family protein molybdopterin-binding subunit — protein sequence MHFLFRCSPNPNIAKAEMGQHVGTALARIVADELEADWQSVRLNYVDTHPKWGLMVTGGSWSVWQSFEPLSQAGAAGRIALIEEGARLLGVAPAACTARNSRVQAGKRSISYAEIVQRGDLTRSLTADELKRIPLKKPTERRLIGKETLAIDVPSKTDGSARYGIDARVEGMVHARPLLPPTRYGAKVVSIDDSAAKSVKGYLKSIALDDPSGTVPGWVMVYADSFTAANSAAEKMQVTWAAGDTANVSEQDLLDHGAKLIDDPAVGSLVWPDEGVDEAFAKAKSTLERTYSTASVLHFQLEPLNALAFEKDGIWEIHTGNQWQSLILPVLAKALGVGQDKIIMRSYLLGGGFGRRLNGDYAVPAALAAKAIGKPVKMLCTRADDVRFDSIRSPSIQRLRLAFGEGGSVIAMEHHAAAGWPTQIMVPDFMPKGANGVPYDPFAIAGADHWYSVGAHRVRALSNDLANRTFRPGWLRSVGPGWTNWALECFMDEAAHSVDADPLAFRLALLDGKGRNAGSAPNAVGGATRQAKVLKRAAEKNNWGGTLPADSGLGIATTFGQERGMPTWLACVARVKVDRASGVVKLEKLTIVVDAGTIVHPDGALAQMEGAALWGVSMTLHEGTQIEKGEVKDTNLDTYTPLRMGDVPEMEIEFLPSTEAAVGLGEPATTVVGPAIGNAIFAAVGARLRHLPIRPADILQALEKTS from the coding sequence GTGCACTTTCTGTTCCGTTGCTCCCCAAATCCCAACATCGCCAAGGCCGAGATGGGCCAGCATGTCGGCACCGCGCTGGCACGCATCGTCGCCGACGAGCTGGAGGCGGATTGGCAGTCGGTGCGCCTGAACTACGTCGACACCCATCCCAAATGGGGGCTGATGGTCACCGGCGGCAGCTGGTCCGTGTGGCAGAGCTTCGAGCCACTAAGCCAGGCTGGTGCCGCCGGCCGCATCGCCCTGATCGAGGAGGGCGCCAGGCTGCTCGGCGTTGCACCCGCTGCCTGCACCGCACGCAACAGCAGGGTCCAGGCCGGCAAGCGGTCGATCAGTTATGCCGAGATCGTCCAGCGCGGCGACCTCACCCGCAGCCTTACGGCGGATGAACTCAAACGAATCCCGCTCAAGAAACCGACCGAGCGACGGCTGATCGGCAAGGAAACCCTGGCCATCGATGTCCCCTCGAAGACCGACGGCAGCGCCCGCTATGGCATCGATGCGCGCGTCGAGGGCATGGTCCATGCCCGCCCGCTGCTGCCGCCCACACGCTACGGAGCCAAGGTGGTGTCCATCGACGATTCCGCCGCCAAAAGCGTGAAAGGCTACCTCAAGAGCATCGCCCTCGATGACCCCTCCGGCACGGTGCCAGGCTGGGTGATGGTGTATGCCGACTCCTTCACCGCCGCCAATAGTGCAGCTGAAAAAATGCAGGTGACCTGGGCTGCAGGCGACACGGCCAACGTGTCGGAGCAGGACCTGCTCGACCACGGCGCCAAACTGATCGACGATCCCGCGGTCGGCTCCCTGGTATGGCCCGATGAAGGTGTCGACGAAGCATTCGCCAAGGCGAAATCGACCTTGGAGCGTACCTACAGCACGGCGAGCGTCCTGCACTTCCAACTGGAACCGCTCAACGCACTGGCGTTCGAGAAGGACGGTATCTGGGAAATCCACACCGGCAACCAGTGGCAGTCGCTGATCCTGCCGGTACTGGCGAAGGCGCTCGGGGTCGGCCAGGACAAGATCATCATGCGCAGCTATCTGTTAGGCGGCGGCTTCGGGCGCAGGCTCAACGGCGACTATGCCGTGCCGGCGGCGCTGGCGGCCAAAGCCATCGGCAAGCCGGTGAAGATGCTCTGCACCCGCGCCGACGATGTGCGCTTCGACTCCATCCGTTCGCCCTCGATCCAACGCCTGCGCCTGGCCTTCGGCGAAGGCGGCAGCGTAATTGCCATGGAGCATCATGCCGCCGCTGGCTGGCCGACCCAGATCATGGTGCCGGACTTCATGCCCAAGGGCGCGAATGGCGTGCCTTACGACCCCTTCGCGATAGCCGGGGCCGACCACTGGTATTCGGTCGGCGCGCATCGGGTACGCGCCCTGTCCAACGACCTCGCCAACCGCACCTTCCGACCCGGTTGGTTGCGTTCGGTTGGGCCGGGCTGGACCAACTGGGCCCTGGAGTGCTTCATGGATGAGGCCGCCCACTCGGTCGATGCCGATCCGCTCGCCTTCCGCCTCGCCCTGCTCGATGGCAAAGGCAGGAACGCCGGTAGCGCACCCAATGCAGTCGGCGGCGCCACCCGTCAGGCCAAGGTGCTCAAGCGCGCAGCGGAAAAAAACAACTGGGGCGGCACACTGCCGGCAGACAGCGGGCTGGGCATCGCCACCACCTTCGGTCAGGAGCGCGGCATGCCGACCTGGCTCGCCTGCGTGGCCCGCGTGAAGGTTGATCGTGCCAGCGGCGTGGTGAAGCTGGAAAAACTCACCATCGTTGTCGACGCGGGCACCATTGTGCATCCCGATGGCGCTCTCGCGCAGATGGAGGGGGCCGCCCTCTGGGGCGTGAGCATGACGCTGCACGAAGGCACGCAGATCGAGAAAGGGGAGGTGAAGGACACCAATCTCGACACCTACACGCCGTTGCGGATGGGTGACGTCCCCGAGATGGAGATTGAATTCCTCCCGAGCACCGAAGCCGCGGTCGGCCTGGGTGAGCCCGCTACCACAGTGGTCGGTCCCGCGATCGGCAATGCGATTTTCGCTGCCGTCGGCGCTCGACTTCGCCACCTGCCGATACGGCCCGCTGACATCCTGCAAGCACTCGAAAAAACATCCTGA
- a CDS encoding nuclear transport factor 2 family protein yields MQKFAGSHWASLTCSPDFRQPYQEAERIGKAHPATFDTLDFDVYTNQKWDRLQESHAQDIVVHYPDGHQSKGLAAHIEELKPMFVFAPDTRIQVHPVKIASGEWTSVIGVIED; encoded by the coding sequence TTGCAAAAATTCGCTGGTTCACATTGGGCGTCACTGACATGCTCCCCAGACTTCCGTCAACCGTACCAGGAGGCTGAACGTATCGGCAAGGCTCATCCGGCAACCTTCGATACCCTCGACTTCGATGTCTACACCAACCAGAAGTGGGACCGACTGCAGGAGAGTCACGCCCAGGATATCGTCGTGCATTATCCCGACGGGCATCAGTCGAAGGGGCTTGCCGCACACATTGAAGAACTGAAGCCAATGTTCGTGTTTGCGCCCGACACCCGGATTCAGGTGCACCCGGTAAAAATCGCGTCAGGCGAGTGGACCAGCGTCATTGGTGTGATCGAGGACTGA
- a CDS encoding nucleotidyltransferase family protein: MTELHSYPECVGLVLAAGYGQRFGSDKRLAKLADGNNLLVATLLRAQEAFSDVRIVLKAEDDAQALAIPPYIQVVRAAQAKQGMGSSLAAGIKSLAHSQADAVAVLLGDMPWVSLATLLQLRAHAHAEHIVVAYCDGQRGHPVLFGRRFWPELMQLQGENGAKGLIATHAQHVIEVTFNDSGILQDVDKPADLSHPATS, encoded by the coding sequence ATGACAGAACTGCACAGCTACCCGGAGTGTGTCGGTTTAGTACTCGCCGCCGGTTACGGACAACGCTTTGGCAGCGACAAACGCCTGGCCAAGCTGGCCGACGGTAACAACCTACTGGTGGCAACATTGCTGCGGGCGCAAGAAGCCTTCAGTGATGTTCGGATCGTATTGAAGGCTGAAGACGATGCGCAGGCCCTGGCTATTCCGCCGTACATTCAGGTGGTTCGTGCGGCACAGGCCAAACAGGGGATGGGCTCAAGCCTAGCGGCAGGTATTAAGAGTCTTGCACACTCTCAGGCCGACGCGGTGGCGGTGCTGCTCGGGGATATGCCGTGGGTTTCTCTCGCAACGCTGCTGCAGCTGCGCGCGCATGCGCACGCTGAACATATTGTTGTCGCTTACTGCGATGGCCAGCGCGGACACCCGGTGTTGTTCGGCCGGCGCTTTTGGCCGGAGCTGATGCAACTGCAAGGGGAGAATGGGGCCAAGGGTTTAATAGCCACCCATGCGCAGCATGTGATTGAAGTGACGTTCAATGACAGCGGCATTCTGCAAGACGTCGACAAGCCCGCTGACCTCAGCCACCCAGCGACTTCATAA
- a CDS encoding putative quinol monooxygenase: protein MSEAISVVAILTAKEGKTSEVERVLRACVQPSRAEDGCLSYVLSRCIEQAGRFVFVERWASHEAIARHRQMSHYTVMAKALDELLSDRQVYVLETLAENIEPSTDSHAGVVG from the coding sequence ATGAGTGAAGCCATAAGTGTTGTAGCGATATTGACAGCCAAGGAAGGTAAAACCTCGGAGGTTGAGCGGGTCTTGCGCGCCTGCGTGCAACCATCGCGCGCCGAAGACGGTTGCCTGTCTTACGTCCTGAGTCGTTGCATTGAGCAGGCCGGGCGTTTTGTCTTCGTCGAGCGCTGGGCCAGCCACGAGGCGATAGCGCGCCATCGGCAGATGTCGCATTACACGGTCATGGCCAAAGCGCTTGACGAGCTGCTGAGCGATCGTCAGGTTTATGTGCTTGAAACGCTGGCGGAGAACATCGAACCCTCCACTGATTCCCACGCGGGCGTTGTCGGGTGA